The Chelonia mydas isolate rCheMyd1 chromosome 3, rCheMyd1.pri.v2, whole genome shotgun sequence genome includes a region encoding these proteins:
- the MAPRE3 gene encoding microtubule-associated protein RP/EB family member 3 isoform X3, producing the protein MAVNVYSTSVTSENLSRHDMLAWVNDSLHLNYTKIEQLCSGAAYCQFMDMLFPGCVHLRKVKFQAKLEHEFIHNFKVLQAAFKKMGVDKIIAVEKLVKGKFQDNFEFIQWFKKFFDANYDGKEYNPLLARQGQEVAPSPNPGDQNFNKPKKPIGTAAPQRTSPTAPKTMPVPTRVTNVISSNITRKNPPAARNGGSEADTQILELNQQLMDLKLTVDGLEKERDFYFSKLRDIELICQEHESENSPVIAGIIGILYATEEGFAPPEDDEVEDQQPEDQDEY; encoded by the exons ATGGCCGTCAATGTGTATTCCACATCCGTGACCAGCGAGAACCTGAGTCGCCATGACATGCTAGCCTGGGTCAACGACTCCCTGCACCTCAACTACACCAAGatcgaacagctctgctcag GTGCTGCCTACTGCCAGTTCATGGACATGCTCTTCCCGGGCTGCGTGCACCTGCGGAAGGTGAAGTTCCAGGCCAAGCTGGAGCACGAATTCATCCACAACTTCAAGGTGCTGCAGGCCGCCTTCAAGAAGATGGGGGTGGACAAG ATCATCGCAGTGGAGAAGCTGGTGAAAGGGAAGTTCCAGGATAACTTTGAGTTTATTCAGTGGTTTAAGAAATTCTTTGATGCCAACTACGATGGGAAGGAATACAACCCGCTGCTGGCACGGCAAGGGCAGGAGGTGGCACCGTCTCCAAACCCAGGTGATCAGAACTTCAACAAACCCAAGAAACCCATTGGCACTGCAG ccccccagagAACCTCCCCTACAGCCCCGAAGACGATGCCGGTGCCAACCCGAGTGACCAATGTCATCTCCAGCAACATCACCCGAAAAAACCCACCTGCTGCCCGCAACGGGGGCAGCGAGGCCGACACCCAGATCCTGGAGCTCAACCAGCAG ctcaTGGACCTGAAGCTGACTGTGGACGGGCTGGAGAAGGAGCGCGATTTCTACTTCAGCAAACTGCGGGACATTGAGCTGATCTGCCAGGAGCACGAGAGCGAGAACAGCCCCGTCATCGCGGGCATCATTGGCATCCTGTATGCCACTGAG GAAGGCTTTGCGCCTCCGGAGGATGACGAGGTGGAGGACCAGCAGCCGGAGGACCAGGACGAATACTAG
- the MAPRE3 gene encoding microtubule-associated protein RP/EB family member 3 isoform X4, producing the protein MAVNVYSTSVTSENLSRHDMLAWVNDSLHLNYTKIEQLCSGAAYCQFMDMLFPGCVHLRKVKFQAKLEHEFIHNFKVLQAAFKKMGVDKIIAVEKLVKGKFQDNFEFIQWFKKFFDANYDGKEYNPLLARQGQEVAPSPNPAPQRTSPTAPKTMPVPTRVTNVISSNITRKNPPAARNGGSEADTQILELNQQLMDLKLTVDGLEKERDFYFSKLRDIELICQEHESENSPVIAGIIGILYATEEGFAPPEDDEVEDQQPEDQDEY; encoded by the exons ATGGCCGTCAATGTGTATTCCACATCCGTGACCAGCGAGAACCTGAGTCGCCATGACATGCTAGCCTGGGTCAACGACTCCCTGCACCTCAACTACACCAAGatcgaacagctctgctcag GTGCTGCCTACTGCCAGTTCATGGACATGCTCTTCCCGGGCTGCGTGCACCTGCGGAAGGTGAAGTTCCAGGCCAAGCTGGAGCACGAATTCATCCACAACTTCAAGGTGCTGCAGGCCGCCTTCAAGAAGATGGGGGTGGACAAG ATCATCGCAGTGGAGAAGCTGGTGAAAGGGAAGTTCCAGGATAACTTTGAGTTTATTCAGTGGTTTAAGAAATTCTTTGATGCCAACTACGATGGGAAGGAATACAACCCGCTGCTGGCACGGCAAGGGCAGGAGGTGGCACCGTCTCCAAACCCAG ccccccagagAACCTCCCCTACAGCCCCGAAGACGATGCCGGTGCCAACCCGAGTGACCAATGTCATCTCCAGCAACATCACCCGAAAAAACCCACCTGCTGCCCGCAACGGGGGCAGCGAGGCCGACACCCAGATCCTGGAGCTCAACCAGCAG ctcaTGGACCTGAAGCTGACTGTGGACGGGCTGGAGAAGGAGCGCGATTTCTACTTCAGCAAACTGCGGGACATTGAGCTGATCTGCCAGGAGCACGAGAGCGAGAACAGCCCCGTCATCGCGGGCATCATTGGCATCCTGTATGCCACTGAG GAAGGCTTTGCGCCTCCGGAGGATGACGAGGTGGAGGACCAGCAGCCGGAGGACCAGGACGAATACTAG